In Desulfofundulus kuznetsovii DSM 6115, the following are encoded in one genomic region:
- a CDS encoding stalk domain-containing protein: protein MRKTFTITLIMLALAFTMATAALAQQEKVDVYENQKLVKSVVFVVGTREYFVNGQTPGVKMDVAPFVEAGRTFVPVRYLSNALGVEDKYIGWNEKARLVTLKQPGYPVVELVVGSRQLKSNGKVTNMDVSPLVRSGRTFLPARWLAEALGYQVDWDASLGLVVCWPKGEPKPDVSAVEQYLNNQKPAEPVNPVGTLKELLAKARPIEGKLFSFSGWKFDPEIQEQLQRFWDSIDASPVIQEVSVSELRPYGIKLGKDAIIHDIDVTKDGITITASTPGRFIPFFYLVEEGNVVRYKGGGGYMGKETGTLSVPVEHIRAWTPDGMHTLPQADLTKVTHVMFPGTDGEILLVKNPLYKGGN from the coding sequence ATGCGGAAAACCTTTACCATTACCCTGATCATGCTAGCCCTGGCCTTTACCATGGCCACGGCAGCCCTGGCCCAGCAGGAGAAGGTGGATGTGTACGAAAACCAGAAGCTGGTGAAATCTGTGGTCTTCGTGGTCGGCACCAGGGAATACTTCGTCAACGGCCAGACTCCTGGAGTCAAGATGGACGTTGCTCCCTTCGTGGAAGCTGGCCGCACCTTCGTCCCCGTGCGTTACCTGAGCAACGCCCTGGGGGTGGAGGACAAATATATCGGCTGGAACGAGAAGGCCCGGCTGGTAACGCTGAAGCAGCCCGGGTACCCGGTGGTGGAGCTGGTGGTCGGCAGCAGGCAACTCAAGTCCAACGGTAAGGTTACCAACATGGACGTATCCCCCCTGGTCAGGAGCGGGCGCACCTTCTTACCTGCCCGGTGGCTGGCCGAGGCTTTGGGGTATCAGGTAGATTGGGACGCCTCTCTCGGCCTGGTGGTGTGCTGGCCGAAGGGCGAGCCGAAGCCGGACGTGAGCGCGGTTGAGCAGTATCTGAACAATCAGAAACCGGCTGAACCGGTAAATCCAGTTGGTACCCTCAAGGAGCTTCTTGCTAAGGCCAGGCCGATTGAAGGTAAGCTGTTCAGCTTCAGCGGTTGGAAGTTTGACCCGGAGATTCAAGAACAGTTGCAAAGGTTCTGGGACAGTATAGATGCCAGTCCTGTAATACAAGAAGTTTCTGTTAGCGAATTGCGCCCCTACGGAATTAAACTAGGAAAGGACGCGATCATACATGATATTGATGTAACTAAAGATGGTATAACAATTACCGCAAGCACCCCTGGACGCTTTATACCTTTCTTCTACCTTGTAGAAGAGGGTAACGTAGTGCGCTACAAAGGCGGTGGAGGGTACATGGGCAAAGAAACCGGGACGTTAAGTGTACCCGTTGAGCATATCCGCGCATGGACGCCTGACGGTATGCATACTCTTCCACAAGCCGACCTGACCAAAGTAACCCATGTTATGTTTCCAGGTACTGATGGGGAGATCTTGCTGGTCAAGAACCCACTGTATAAGGGGGGTAATTGA
- a CDS encoding nucleotidyltransferase domain-containing protein, which translates to MSQAPGRVNEIIRRYLTVLARKGIPVQAAYLFGSQARGTAGPYSDIDLIIVSSAFSDMPVWRRWEILGDALAEVMEPIEVRGYAPEEIDRAQKQKASFLYEILSGPETVEYRL; encoded by the coding sequence ATGTCTCAAGCACCAGGTCGAGTAAATGAAATTATCAGGCGGTACTTAACTGTTCTCGCCCGGAAAGGCATCCCTGTCCAGGCAGCATACCTGTTTGGCTCTCAAGCCAGGGGGACAGCCGGTCCTTACAGTGACATCGACCTTATAATTGTTTCCTCAGCCTTCAGTGACATGCCCGTATGGAGGCGCTGGGAAATCCTTGGTGACGCCCTGGCAGAAGTTATGGAGCCCATAGAGGTACGTGGTTACGCCCCGGAAGAAATCGACCGGGCACAGAAACAAAAAGCCAGCTTTCTTTACGAAATACTGTCGGGTCCGGAAACCGTCGAGTACAGGCTATAA
- a CDS encoding FeoA family protein, which translates to MKVLPLSELPIGQWGRVVFLKARGMTRCRLLDLGLVPDTPVQAVRRSPLGDPIAYRIRGALIALRREEAGQVLVTPL; encoded by the coding sequence GTGAAAGTCCTGCCGCTGTCCGAACTACCCATTGGCCAATGGGGACGGGTGGTATTTTTAAAAGCACGGGGCATGACCAGATGCCGGTTGCTGGACCTGGGCCTGGTTCCCGACACGCCGGTCCAGGCGGTAAGGCGCAGCCCGCTGGGCGACCCGATCGCTTACCGCATCCGGGGAGCATTAATTGCCCTGCGCCGGGAAGAAGCCGGCCAGGTGCTGGTGACACCCTTATGA
- a CDS encoding HD domain-containing phosphohydrolase: MRALDIPMGVKVGVNSEERVVPAQSPEKNSGTAPDTNWLKAHILITREVNHLLLEVREESELFKRICELLAGLEFIRFAWIGLAEKETFGVTPIAHSGFENGYLRSVKVTWDDSQTDPGPTGAAIRTGEPVVVRDICCDPQHTPWREEAVRRGYASSAAVPLVHEGEVVGILNVYSHLPDAFDPEEMAFLAEIAGDIALGIKRLRLERKLDETVVRLRQMLYGTVEALSRMLELRDPYTAGHQMRVARLACAIAREMGWPEDRVEGLRLAALLHDIGKMAIPAEILTAPRRLTEPEMQLIRLHPVLGFEVLKGIEFPWPVSQALLQHHERMDGSGYPGGLRGEAIIPEARILGVADVVESMASHRPYRAALGMEAALEEISRNSGILYDPQVVKACLVVCRNNPGVLVQD; the protein is encoded by the coding sequence TTGAGAGCATTAGACATACCCATGGGAGTGAAGGTTGGAGTGAACAGCGAGGAAAGGGTTGTCCCAGCTCAGAGTCCGGAGAAAAATTCCGGGACAGCCCCGGATACTAACTGGCTTAAGGCTCATATTCTAATTACCAGAGAAGTAAATCATCTCCTTCTTGAGGTTCGCGAGGAGAGCGAGCTGTTTAAGCGCATTTGCGAGCTTCTCGCCGGGCTCGAATTTATCAGGTTTGCCTGGATTGGTCTTGCCGAGAAAGAGACATTTGGGGTGACGCCCATTGCACACAGCGGTTTTGAGAACGGCTACCTGCGTTCAGTAAAGGTTACCTGGGACGACAGTCAGACGGATCCCGGACCGACCGGCGCAGCCATCAGAACGGGCGAGCCCGTAGTAGTGCGGGATATATGTTGCGACCCGCAGCATACGCCCTGGCGCGAGGAAGCGGTGCGCCGTGGCTATGCGTCAAGCGCGGCTGTTCCCCTGGTGCACGAGGGCGAAGTTGTGGGAATCCTTAATGTTTATTCCCACCTGCCGGACGCTTTTGACCCCGAAGAAATGGCCTTTCTCGCCGAAATTGCAGGCGACATTGCCCTTGGGATCAAGCGGCTGCGCCTGGAAAGAAAGCTGGACGAAACGGTCGTCCGGCTCCGGCAGATGCTGTACGGTACGGTAGAGGCTCTCAGCAGGATGCTGGAGCTACGGGACCCGTACACAGCCGGCCACCAGATGCGGGTGGCCCGGCTGGCCTGCGCCATCGCCCGGGAGATGGGTTGGCCGGAAGACCGGGTGGAGGGTCTCCGGCTCGCCGCGTTGCTGCATGATATAGGGAAGATGGCCATCCCGGCAGAGATCCTCACCGCACCGCGCCGGCTGACGGAACCGGAGATGCAGCTGATCAGGTTGCACCCGGTGCTGGGGTTCGAGGTGCTTAAGGGGATAGAGTTTCCCTGGCCGGTATCGCAGGCACTGCTGCAGCACCACGAGAGAATGGACGGGAGCGGTTACCCGGGCGGGCTGCGGGGAGAGGCCATCATTCCCGAGGCCCGGATTCTGGGTGTTGCCGACGTGGTGGAATCCATGGCATCGCACCGGCCCTACCGGGCCGCCCTGGGTATGGAGGCCGCCCTGGAAGAAATCAGCCGGAACAGCGGCATCCTTTACGACCCGCAGGTGGTGAAGGCGTGCCTGGTCGTCTGCCGGAACAACCCCGGCGTCCTGGTGCAGGATTAA
- a CDS encoding LexA family protein yields the protein MANDACCMDPIAVPRAEELFVLERELRGDIDRSGQYFYLRVRDDSMAGSRIYPGDIVLVHRQDTVDEGQIAIALVNGKEAILRRVKHLRGLIILYPDNPKYQPQMHKAGEVRILGRVVKVGFEP from the coding sequence GTGGCAAATGATGCATGCTGCATGGATCCGATTGCCGTTCCCCGGGCTGAGGAACTTTTTGTGTTGGAGAGGGAGCTGCGCGGAGATATAGACAGGTCCGGTCAGTATTTTTATCTCCGGGTTAGAGACGACAGTATGGCCGGCAGTCGCATCTACCCGGGCGACATTGTACTCGTACACCGGCAGGATACCGTGGATGAGGGGCAGATAGCCATAGCCCTGGTAAACGGTAAAGAAGCCATTCTTAGGAGGGTAAAACACTTGAGGGGTTTGATAATCCTGTATCCGGATAACCCCAAATATCAACCGCAGATGCACAAAGCGGGTGAAGTAAGAATACTTGGGCGAGTAGTGAAAGTGGGGTTTGAGCCTTGA
- a CDS encoding type IV secretory system conjugative DNA transfer family protein, producing MVDRVARHKRPALIVSACLGLIILLVLDVWILGTAAAWLHGLGTWLKGQSIFATPAEKAAAAHAFESVSWYWSHPITVARAWLSGRPLSKPEVRQIWLMLNLAALALAGTGLAWWKLGGYRKRWGTNNVGDRDIEKLRFTRIKFDPNRYLERTPENRIFLGLDDSRRPVTVPVARMVEHVHILGGSGTGKTSFAVVPICIQAIRRGMATVVVDFKGDKGAIQQLAREARAAGKKFFLFSLHPQIAGNTYNPLASGGALSKVERVMTALELVYEGEARFYSYCQQAVFLPLIKYLDDRGVRYTLRDIQEILKNPELVQELTGEEMSPGQIKGLTAALTPYADLEAINDPDGDIDLAEVMAAGDVAYFDLRSAVAPELASSLGKMIAMDLQALAAFRTPQDRMALVAIDEFQNMACPAFRNIISKVRSAGYALVLANQALGDLRAVGEDFLNTVVTNTSTKIIFNVEDPGDAEYFARRSGQVVVSTHGFSTSREAKHPLATTSYGESVQEYDKHKIHSNVFLCLPFGKSVIFRRGEVAVLGNHAHLITRDEKDRLERMPYPEPERVVKQGVKTVNQLVEQMKARRVGGQARPRPRPGQPENAPVQAEEITM from the coding sequence GTGGTTGATAGAGTTGCCCGACACAAACGGCCTGCACTGATTGTTTCCGCCTGTTTGGGCTTAATAATCCTGCTCGTCCTGGACGTCTGGATCCTGGGCACGGCGGCCGCCTGGCTGCACGGCCTCGGGACCTGGCTGAAGGGGCAATCCATATTCGCCACTCCGGCGGAAAAAGCCGCAGCAGCCCATGCTTTCGAATCGGTGTCCTGGTACTGGAGCCACCCCATTACCGTGGCCAGGGCGTGGCTGAGCGGCAGGCCGCTGTCAAAACCTGAAGTGCGCCAGATCTGGTTGATGCTGAACCTGGCCGCTTTGGCGCTGGCCGGTACCGGCCTGGCCTGGTGGAAACTCGGGGGATACCGCAAACGATGGGGTACCAATAATGTCGGGGACCGGGACATTGAAAAGCTGCGGTTCACCCGGATAAAGTTCGACCCCAACCGCTACCTGGAGCGCACCCCTGAAAACCGGATCTTTCTGGGACTGGACGACAGCCGGCGGCCCGTAACGGTACCAGTGGCCAGAATGGTTGAGCACGTCCACATCCTGGGCGGCAGTGGAACTGGAAAGACCAGTTTTGCGGTGGTTCCCATCTGCATTCAGGCCATCAGACGGGGCATGGCCACCGTCGTAGTGGACTTTAAAGGCGACAAGGGGGCCATCCAGCAACTGGCCCGGGAAGCACGGGCGGCGGGAAAGAAGTTCTTCCTGTTTTCCCTGCACCCCCAGATCGCGGGGAACACCTATAACCCCCTGGCCAGCGGCGGGGCGCTGTCCAAGGTGGAGCGCGTGATGACTGCGCTTGAGCTGGTCTACGAGGGGGAAGCCCGGTTCTACAGCTACTGCCAGCAGGCCGTGTTTCTACCCCTGATCAAGTACCTGGACGACCGGGGGGTTCGTTACACCCTGCGGGACATACAGGAGATTTTGAAAAACCCCGAGTTGGTGCAGGAGCTGACCGGAGAAGAAATGTCCCCGGGCCAGATCAAGGGACTGACCGCGGCCCTGACGCCTTATGCGGACCTGGAGGCAATCAACGACCCCGACGGGGACATAGACCTGGCGGAGGTAATGGCAGCCGGCGACGTGGCTTACTTCGACCTGCGCTCGGCCGTGGCTCCCGAGCTGGCAAGCTCCCTGGGCAAGATGATTGCCATGGATTTGCAGGCCCTGGCCGCCTTCAGGACTCCCCAGGACCGGATGGCGCTGGTGGCCATCGACGAATTCCAGAACATGGCCTGCCCGGCATTCAGGAACATCATCAGCAAGGTACGTAGCGCCGGCTACGCCCTCGTCCTGGCCAACCAGGCTTTGGGGGACTTAAGGGCCGTAGGAGAGGATTTCCTGAACACGGTGGTTACAAATACCAGCACCAAGATTATCTTCAATGTGGAAGACCCCGGAGATGCGGAATACTTTGCCCGCCGCTCGGGCCAGGTGGTCGTTTCCACCCACGGCTTCAGCACCAGCCGGGAGGCAAAGCACCCCCTGGCCACCACCAGCTACGGGGAAAGTGTCCAGGAGTACGACAAACACAAGATCCACAGCAACGTTTTCCTGTGCCTGCCGTTCGGCAAGTCGGTGATCTTCCGCCGGGGCGAAGTGGCCGTCCTGGGCAACCATGCTCACCTGATCACCCGGGACGAGAAAGACCGCCTGGAGCGGATGCCCTACCCCGAGCCGGAAAGGGTGGTCAAGCAGGGGGTGAAAACGGTCAACCAGCTGGTCGAACAGATGAAGGCCAGACGGGTCGGCGGTCAGGCTCGGCCCCGGCCGCGGCCCGGCCAGCCGGAAAATGCTCCTGTCCAGGCGGAAGAGATTACCATGTAG
- a CDS encoding recombinase family protein, producing MARRNRKKSTPLKAIDNRTNRAIGIVRVSTAEQANEERYSIPHQKAHIAEECRRRGFELIHIFEFVQSGAKVLSRSTGEQEKILKFIEDNNISYVIVHELDRLARSMTDTLLFTDELAKRNVALVSVHDPVDTSTPQGIMQMQILAVFAEYFRKQLAGKVMGSMIERAREGKPLGKTPYGYTIGPQGFEVVPHEAEVVKKIFRLYVEQNLGMRGIAVELNRLGLRTRKGNQWSHSTVRDILENEVYTGCFLWDKDGLNISIENNHTPIINREIWEKAQTRRNTKNKLGGRAQNQNFLLSGLLKCGHCTDPEGNHVSMAGRTNRKGKYCYKYYRCNNYASKGTCQGHEYRADRLEKLVLEDIEMLIRNGPGMIVDRNIILEDGESIKQNLELYERRLAALDTALEKAAAAYEAGAYDLDFFRERKLKITAEQAELKKLIAETRARLNGCIPPEEIQRRVQVKMKAAVRLLQETDITRAKMYLQEIIDHILVKSEEDLTIFYRV from the coding sequence ATGGCTAGAAGGAACAGGAAAAAATCAACCCCGCTGAAAGCAATTGACAACCGCACCAACCGGGCCATAGGCATCGTCCGGGTATCAACCGCCGAACAGGCCAACGAAGAACGCTACTCCATACCCCATCAAAAAGCGCACATAGCGGAAGAGTGCCGCCGCCGGGGCTTTGAGCTTATCCATATTTTCGAGTTTGTACAGTCCGGGGCGAAAGTGCTGTCCAGATCAACCGGTGAACAGGAAAAAATCCTCAAGTTTATTGAGGATAACAACATCTCTTACGTAATTGTCCACGAACTGGACCGCCTGGCCAGGAGCATGACGGATACCCTTCTGTTTACCGATGAGCTTGCCAAACGTAATGTTGCGCTCGTCTCCGTTCACGACCCGGTAGATACATCCACCCCCCAGGGGATAATGCAGATGCAGATCCTGGCCGTGTTTGCGGAATACTTTCGCAAACAGCTGGCCGGCAAGGTTATGGGAAGCATGATAGAGCGTGCCAGGGAGGGAAAGCCCCTGGGTAAAACGCCCTATGGTTACACCATCGGCCCCCAGGGTTTTGAAGTCGTGCCCCACGAGGCCGAAGTAGTCAAAAAAATTTTTCGCCTATATGTGGAACAAAACCTGGGCATGAGAGGAATTGCCGTGGAGCTGAACAGGCTGGGCCTGCGTACCCGCAAGGGCAACCAGTGGTCGCACTCCACTGTAAGAGACATTTTGGAAAATGAAGTTTACACCGGCTGTTTCCTCTGGGACAAAGATGGCCTGAACATAAGCATAGAAAACAATCACACCCCTATCATCAACCGCGAGATCTGGGAAAAGGCGCAAACCAGAAGGAATACCAAAAATAAACTGGGCGGCCGCGCCCAGAATCAAAATTTTCTTCTTTCCGGCCTGCTTAAATGCGGGCACTGTACCGACCCCGAAGGTAACCACGTTAGTATGGCCGGCAGGACCAACCGCAAAGGCAAGTATTGTTACAAATACTACCGGTGCAACAACTACGCCAGCAAGGGTACGTGCCAGGGGCACGAGTACCGCGCAGACAGGCTGGAAAAGCTTGTCCTGGAAGACATTGAAATGTTGATCCGCAATGGTCCCGGTATGATAGTGGACCGTAATATTATCCTCGAAGACGGTGAATCAATTAAACAAAATCTTGAGCTTTACGAACGCCGCCTGGCCGCTCTGGATACGGCCCTGGAAAAGGCGGCCGCCGCTTATGAAGCGGGGGCATACGACCTGGATTTCTTCCGGGAGCGCAAGTTAAAAATAACCGCCGAGCAAGCGGAACTGAAAAAACTTATTGCCGAAACCCGCGCCCGTTTGAACGGTTGTATTCCCCCGGAGGAAATTCAGCGCCGTGTGCAGGTAAAAATGAAGGCCGCCGTCCGGCTCCTTCAGGAAACCGATATAACGCGGGCCAAAATGTACCTGCAGGAGATCATCGACCACATCCTGGTTAAGAGCGAAGAAGACCTGACCATTTTCTACCGGGTGTAA
- a CDS encoding helix-turn-helix domain-containing protein — MNEAEPKTFLCDRRQRGWFWDYNDVFESGLSANAMLVRLYLARCANGDRQAWPSLNTIARNCRISKPTVIKALKELEEKGWLEKVIRKRPNQEYETTIYVLKDPPVTGTADSGPEEGGGKAGLPPVKNKTGEDRGVVNDVYHLVNQFDNLVKQVDSNNTQIKRNIVVVDKPGTDVNNSQETGSGDHEVGECPKGEENPGDEQPAPEDRDVSRLRALTREATGAEVEGEFFERLLKFYPADQIRQKITLVGNMGESTGIRNVPGLIVAALRGDFEHIPGRPQLTSEVTRQDGSTRKKRAGPGPASKTYDDEDLKQRKRELLKSLYLS; from the coding sequence ATGAACGAAGCTGAGCCAAAAACTTTTTTATGCGATAGACGGCAGCGCGGGTGGTTTTGGGATTATAACGATGTTTTCGAATCGGGCCTTTCAGCCAACGCCATGCTGGTGAGATTGTACCTTGCCAGGTGCGCCAACGGAGACCGTCAGGCGTGGCCATCGCTGAATACTATAGCCAGGAATTGCAGGATCAGTAAACCCACGGTGATAAAAGCCCTCAAGGAGCTTGAGGAAAAAGGATGGCTGGAAAAGGTCATACGGAAGCGACCCAACCAGGAGTATGAGACAACCATATACGTCCTCAAAGACCCACCGGTTACGGGCACCGCCGATTCTGGCCCGGAGGAGGGGGGTGGTAAAGCAGGTTTACCACCGGTAAAAAATAAAACCGGTGAAGACAGGGGGGTGGTAAACGACGTTTACCACCTGGTAAACCAGTTTGACAACCTGGTAAAGCAGGTTGACTCTAACAATACCCAGATAAAAAGAAATATTGTTGTTGTTGATAAACCGGGGACAGATGTCAACAATTCCCAGGAAACTGGCTCCGGTGACCATGAGGTTGGGGAGTGCCCCAAAGGGGAGGAAAACCCGGGTGACGAGCAACCAGCACCGGAAGACCGGGACGTTTCCAGGCTCCGGGCCCTCACGCGGGAAGCTACCGGAGCCGAAGTAGAAGGCGAATTTTTCGAGCGGCTTTTGAAGTTTTACCCGGCAGACCAAATCAGGCAAAAGATCACGCTTGTTGGCAACATGGGCGAGAGCACCGGGATCCGAAACGTGCCGGGGTTGATCGTGGCGGCCTTGAGGGGAGATTTCGAGCACATTCCCGGCAGGCCGCAATTGACAAGCGAGGTTACGAGACAGGACGGCAGTACCCGTAAAAAACGAGCCGGCCCGGGTCCGGCAAGTAAAACCTATGACGATGAAGACTTGAAGCAAAGAAAGCGGGAATTGCTCAAATCCCTGTACCTGAGTTAA
- a CDS encoding replication-relaxation family protein, protein MERSVRWNAPSALEQPPGQLRLRNTSLPLGIAPGPDGPERSKPGSGPSAAPPLRGGKGASPLPPSALRGSRSALTLAAPAALRSAGNACTGSWGQHFTACRLRSGPQKGAGGSTPCPLLNPQPPPGGDNPPDPHKTLRRFLAGLLFYGRCLTIAKITKAKQLTERDKAILTDLARCRVLSLEQIKNAYWPTAKERTCLERLQRLEKAGYIQSETVPGEKPGIWVRVFCLGHQGKEWATGPEGGFDSKKVFIHPGKWDEILHQVRTNEIYYRLSPTERDTFRIGDVIEVEREYYKGSGGIEVPDAAYVSDSGEEVYVEADVGHYTSAQVRAKAASFEGTRTIWVCPAGRERFLQRHGARGEFFTYAL, encoded by the coding sequence ATGGAACGTTCCGTGCGGTGGAACGCTCCATCGGCATTGGAGCAGCCACCCGGCCAACTGCGCTTACGCAATACCTCGCTGCCGCTCGGTATTGCTCCCGGCCCTGACGGGCCGGAGCGCAGTAAGCCGGGCTCCGGGCCTTCGGCGGCACCCCCGCTTCGCGGGGGCAAGGGGGCTTCGCCCCTGCCGCCTTCGGCCCTCCGGGGTTCGCGCTCCGCGCTCACCCTGGCTGCTCCGGCGGCCCTGCGCTCCGCCGGCAACGCGTGCACCGGCAGTTGGGGGCAACACTTCACTGCCTGCCGGCTGCGCTCCGGGCCGCAAAAGGGGGCCGGGGGCTCCACCCCCTGCCCCCTTTTAAACCCCCAACCCCCGCCGGGGGGTGACAACCCCCCGGACCCCCATAAAACGCTCCGCCGGTTTTTGGCGGGGCTGTTATTTTACGGGAGGTGTTTAACTATCGCGAAAATCACTAAAGCAAAGCAGTTGACTGAACGCGACAAGGCCATCCTTACGGATCTGGCCAGATGTAGAGTGCTTTCCCTGGAACAAATCAAAAACGCCTACTGGCCCACAGCAAAAGAGAGGACCTGCCTGGAGAGGCTGCAGAGGCTTGAAAAGGCGGGCTACATTCAGAGCGAAACAGTTCCTGGAGAAAAACCGGGCATTTGGGTAAGGGTTTTTTGTTTAGGCCACCAGGGTAAGGAATGGGCTACAGGCCCGGAGGGTGGGTTCGACAGCAAGAAGGTTTTCATTCACCCGGGCAAGTGGGACGAAATTTTGCACCAGGTCAGGACAAATGAAATCTATTACCGTTTGAGCCCAACAGAGAGAGACACTTTCAGGATTGGTGACGTAATCGAGGTGGAACGGGAGTATTACAAAGGGAGCGGCGGCATTGAGGTTCCTGATGCTGCTTATGTCAGCGATTCCGGAGAGGAAGTCTACGTGGAAGCCGACGTGGGACACTATACTTCCGCCCAGGTGAGAGCCAAAGCGGCCAGCTTCGAGGGTACCAGGACCATATGGGTCTGCCCGGCCGGCCGGGAAAGGTTTCTCCAAAGGCACGGGGCCAGGGGAGAGTTTTTCACTTACGCTTTATAG
- a CDS encoding FeoB small GTPase domain-containing protein: MPLATELRERFNIHPDPEAAVIALAGNPNTGKSTIFNALTGLKQHTGNWPGKTVLQAQGTFHSGGKKYILVDLPGTYSLLANSAEEMVARNFLCFARPDATVVVTDATCLERNLNLALQVMEITSKVIVCVNFIDEARRKNIFIDVDCLARELGVPVVATAARNGLGLKELKAGIDAMVRGQIVPTPRRMVYDPDIEDAVAQVEQQIPGEIKELINARWLALRIIDHDRNTFDNIRQYFEVPEWGVLRERYKYCPT, from the coding sequence ATGCCCCTTGCAACCGAACTGCGCGAAAGGTTTAACATCCACCCGGACCCCGAAGCTGCCGTAATTGCCCTGGCGGGCAACCCCAATACCGGCAAAAGCACCATTTTTAACGCCCTGACCGGGCTGAAACAGCATACGGGCAACTGGCCGGGCAAGACGGTGCTCCAGGCCCAGGGCACATTTCATTCCGGCGGCAAAAAGTACATCCTGGTGGACCTGCCGGGAACCTATTCCCTGCTGGCAAACTCGGCCGAAGAAATGGTCGCCCGGAACTTTTTATGCTTTGCCCGGCCTGACGCCACGGTGGTGGTCACCGACGCCACCTGCCTGGAAAGAAATTTAAATCTCGCTTTACAGGTGATGGAAATTACCAGCAAGGTAATTGTTTGCGTTAACTTTATTGATGAGGCGCGCAGGAAAAACATTTTTATTGATGTCGATTGCCTGGCCCGGGAACTGGGTGTACCCGTGGTAGCCACGGCTGCCAGGAACGGCCTAGGCCTTAAGGAATTAAAGGCCGGGATCGACGCCATGGTACGGGGACAAATAGTTCCCACCCCCCGCCGGATGGTTTACGATCCAGACATCGAAGATGCCGTGGCACAGGTGGAACAGCAAATACCCGGGGAAATCAAGGAATTGATCAACGCCCGCTGGCTTGCGTTAAGAATAATAGATCACGACCGGAACACTTTCGATAATATAAGACAATACTTTGAGGTACCGGAATGGGGTGTTTTGCGTGAGCGGTATAAATACTGCCCCACCTGA
- a CDS encoding HEPN domain-containing protein → MDPQVKEWLDQSEYDLDTAKSLYRARRYLYTIFMCHLAIEKALKALVVKQTGKAPPKTHNLINLMKLGNAVLTDEQIKFVSRLSLAGVVTRYPEELKRAIAEYPHHVTRDYLNRTEEVIECLKHQVE, encoded by the coding sequence GTGGACCCGCAGGTAAAAGAATGGCTTGACCAATCCGAATATGACCTGGACACGGCAAAAAGCCTGTACCGTGCCCGGAGGTACCTTTACACCATTTTTATGTGCCACCTGGCCATTGAGAAGGCGCTAAAGGCTTTAGTAGTTAAACAAACAGGTAAGGCTCCGCCGAAAACCCATAATTTGATTAACCTGATGAAACTGGGAAACGCTGTTTTAACTGATGAACAAATAAAGTTCGTCAGCCGGTTGAGCCTGGCGGGAGTTGTCACCAGGTATCCCGAGGAACTCAAACGGGCAATTGCTGAATACCCGCACCATGTTACCCGGGATTACTTAAACCGCACGGAGGAAGTGATAGAATGTCTCAAGCACCAGGTCGAGTAA